One part of the Musa acuminata AAA Group cultivar baxijiao chromosome BXJ1-5, Cavendish_Baxijiao_AAA, whole genome shotgun sequence genome encodes these proteins:
- the LOC103985331 gene encoding LOW QUALITY PROTEIN: cysteine-rich receptor-like protein kinase 43 (The sequence of the model RefSeq protein was modified relative to this genomic sequence to represent the inferred CDS: deleted 2 bases in 1 codon) has product MIRKAIQVRFIFGGHICRPAILIASDRGFPSDSSSLMKKPMKLLESLIKPFFGRKNEGKKEDLEAIAAKEQKVFRYETLVAATRNFNPKQKLGEGGFGPVFKGLLEDGREVAVKRLGRSSRQGAREFQNEAMLLSTVQHRNVVTLHGYCAHADEQLLVYEYVPNESLDKLLFSKEGNSKKVELEWKLRYQVMVGVARGLLYLHEDAHTTIIHRDIKASNILLDDRWVPKIADFGMARLFPEEQTHVNTRIAGTNSYMAPEYAMHGFLSTKADVFSFGVLVLELVSGRKNSAFSPLPDPDADSLLEWAWNLHKKGQTLELMDPALVPTADVEQVAMCIQVGLLCTQRDPKLRPDMKRSDDFVQKAKHSTGANPAWDSQNQISELSRNTRFPHGFRQFGWCIFLYCKLCLHLSGYHLNSKTSFIISGASPCVILYSVSKFLFHFN; this is encoded by the exons ATGATTAGAAAAGCGATACAGGTACGATTCATATTCGGTGGCCACATTTGTCGCCCCGCAATCCTTATTGCATCGGATCGTGGATTTCCCTCCGATTCGTCGTCGTTGATGAAGAAACCCATGAAGTTGTTGGAGAGCCTTATCAAGCCCTTCTTCGGCCGCAAAAATG AGGGCAAAAAGGAGGACTTGGAGGCGATCGCGGCCAAGGAGCAGAAAGTATTCAGGTATGAGACGCTGGTGGCGGCCACTCGCAACTTCAACCCTAAGCAGAAGCTCGGGGAAGGGGGATTCGGTCCGGTCTTCAag GGGCTGCTGGAGGATGGGCGGGAGGTGGCGGTGAAGCGGCTGGGGCGGTCGTCGCGGCAGGGGGCGAGGGAGTTCCAGAACGAAGCGATGCTGTTGTCCACGGTGCAGCATAGGAACGTGGTGACCCTCCACGGCTACTGCGCCCACGCCGACGAGCAGCTCCTCGTCTACGAGTACGTCCCCAACGAGAGTCTCGATAAGCTCCTCTTCTCCA AGGAGGGTAATTCGAAGAAGGTGGAGCTGGAATGGAAGCTAAGGTATCAGGTGATGGTTGGGGTGGCTCGGGGGCTGCTGTACCTGCACGAGGATGCGCACACCACCATCATACACCGTGACATCAAGGCCAGCAACATCCTGCTGGATGACCGATGGGTCCCTAAGATTGCGGACTTTGGGATGGCACGCTTGTTCCCCGAGGAACAGACCCATGTCAACACTCGTATTGCCGGCACCAACAGCTACATGGCACCGGAGTACGCCATGCACGGCTTCCTCTCCACCAAGGCCGATGTCTTCAGCTTTGGCGTCTTGGTCCTCGAGCTCGTATCAGGCAGAAAGAATTCTGCATTCAGTCCCCTCCCCGACCCTGATGCTGACAGCCTTCTTGAATGG GCTTGGAACCTTCACAAGAAGGGCCAGACTCTGGAGCTGATGGATCCCGCACTGGTGCCCACGGCAGACGTAGAGCAAGTCGCAATGTGCATTCAGGTCGGTCTCCTCTGCACTCAGCGTGACCCCAAGCTGCGGCCGGACATGAAG CGTAGTGATGATTTTGTCCAGAAAGCCAAGCATTCTACAGGAGCCAACCCAGCCTGGGATTCCCAGAACCAGATTTCTGAGCTCTCACGGAACACGCGGTTCCCGCACGGGTTCCGGCAGTTCGGGTGGTGCATCTTCCTCTACTGTAAACTCTGCCTCCACCTCAGCGGCTACCACCTCAACAGCAAGACATCATTCATCATATCAGGAGCATCGCCCTGTGTGATTTTGTATAGTGTGAGCAAGTTTTTGTTTCATTTTAATTAG
- the LOC135674522 gene encoding uncharacterized protein LOC135674522 — MNTDITASVKPEYPVVDRNPPFTKTVANFNTLDYLRLSTITGISVTVGYLSGIKPNIRGPSMVTGGLIGVMGGFMYAYQNSAGRLMGFFPNEGEVERYKKA; from the exons ATGAACACGGATATCACAGCGTCGGTGAAGCCGGAGTACCCGGTGGTGGATCGCAACCCGCCCTTCACCAAGACCGTTGCTAACTTCAATACCCTTGACTACCTCCGCCTCTCCACCATCACCGGCATCTCCGTCACCGTCGGCTACCTCTCCG GGATCAAGCCCAACATCCGGGGGCCCTCGATGGTGACCGGCGGCCTCATTGGCGTCATGGGTGGGTTTATGTACGCTTACCAGAACTCCGCTGGTCGCCTCATGGGGTTCTTCCCGAAC
- the LOC135674524 gene encoding MADS-box transcription factor 23-like yields MGRGKIAIRRIDNSTSRQVTFSKRRKGLLKKAKELAILCDAEVGVVVFSATGRVYDYASTSMKSVMERYTRAKGEHHLVMNPSSETMFWQREATSLRQRLHKLHETHRQLMGELSGLDIKDLQNIENQLETNLDGIRKRKEQLLLEEIQELHRKGSLVHQENMELYRNINIMCQENTELHRKVDATREANDKNSVMPDGFSKPEEANVLIHLQLSQPHQQAEGLQLRAPKLGFQLN; encoded by the exons ATGGGGAGGGGAAAGATCGCGATCCGCAGGATCGATAACTCCACTAGCCGGCAGGTGACCTTCTCGAAGAGGAGAAAGGGTTTACTGAAGAAGGCCAAAGAGCTCGCCATCCTTTGTGATGCGGAGGTCGGCGTTGTGGTCTTCTCCGCCACCGGCCGAGTCTATGATTACGCCAGCaccag CATGAAGTCTGTGATGGAAAGATACACTAGAGCAAAGGGGGAGCATCATCTGGTTATGAACCCGAGTTCAGAAACTATG TTCTGGCAAAGGGAGGCAACAAGCTTGAGGCAGCGACTGCATAAATTGCACGAAACTCATAG ACAGTTGATGGGAGAACTTTCTGGTCTAGACATCAAAGATCTACAAAATATAGAGAACCAACTGGAGACGAATCTGGATGGTATCCGAAAGAGGAAG GAACAACTTCTACTCGAGGAAATTCAAGAATTACATCGGAAG GGGAGCCTTGTTCACCAAGAAAATATGGAACTCTACAGGAATATAAACATCATGTGTCAAGAAAACACGGAATTACACAGGAAG GTTGATGCAACAAGGGAGGCAAATGACAAGAATTCAGTTATGCCAGACGGATTTAGTAAACCAGAGGAAGCAAATGTACTCATTCATCTCCAACTGAGCCAACCACATCAGCAAGCCGAAGGATTACAACTGAGAGCTCCAAAGCTAGG ATTTCAACTGAACTGA